Proteins from a genomic interval of Scomber scombrus chromosome 11, fScoSco1.1, whole genome shotgun sequence:
- the LOC133991127 gene encoding zinc finger protein 184-like isoform X2 has protein sequence MSPAATFHAQLASIMEVLANTAVAEICELVDGGYAVLQLEISRNRKENETLRRKLRLMELRAARASALRAVATANGSTLLLAGGRARASLAAHHPGNEPRRNRTPGGEVSLSRVSPQETLRCRNIQPSQDSRQETTQQAPAACESAKLTTAVIKVEDDDESWSQSEQEKDFCHVIEGQQMETQAAPLLTKQEVVEDGGTSLSWTDGDISSNTSKMPDSSDPAGYDCVIYEPQVQHGPCSTQNPLREDPGCSYMLNTSESVSDASDLGGNFSFAVSEVTLSVAEHQQPAGFQDSQQRAPLPADEAQLPARKELQHAYVRRDGWRRQDSVSREDSGGKAFVCNCCGKTLACLKNLKTHMRVHTGEKPFVCALCGKRFSDSSNLKRHQSVHTGEKRYGCVHCGKRFAQSGSLKVHMTVHTDCKQFRCSYCGKTFISGSHLRRHITVHAGEKRFAPTSQ, from the exons ATGTCCCCGGCCGCCACCTTCCACGCGCAACTCGCGTCCATCATGGAGGTGCTCGCGAATACGGCCGTGGCGGAGATCTGTGAGCTCGTGGACGGCGGCTACGCGGTGCTGCAGCTGGAGATCTCTCGGAACCGCAAAGAGAACGAGACGCTGCGGAGGAAGCTGCGTCTCATGGAGCTCCGAGCTGCCCGCGCGAGCGCCCTGCGAGCCGTGGCCACTGCCAACGGCTCCACTTTGCTGCTCGCGGGCGGCCGCGCACGAGCCTCGCTGGCCGCTCATCACCCCGGCAACGAGCCGCGGAGGAACAGAACACCTGGAG GTGAGGTGTCGCTGTCCAGAGTGTCCCCCCAGGAAACGCTGCGGTGCAGGAACATCCAGCCATCCCAGGACTCcagacaggaaaccacacaGCAGGCA CCTGCAGCATGTGAGTCGGCCAAACTGACGACTGCAGTGATCAAGgtggaggatgatgatgagtcCTGGTCTCAGTCTGAGCAGGAAA AAGATTTCTGTCATGTTATTGAAGGACAACAGATGGAGACACAAGCTGCGCCTCTATTGACCAAACAGGAAGTAGTAGAGGATGGAGGCACATCTCTGTCATGGACGGATGGTGACATCAGCTCCAACACCAGCAAGATGCCAGACAGCAGCGACCCGGCAGGTTATGACTGTGTGATATATGAGCCGCAGGTCCAACATGGCCCCTGCAGTACCCAGAATCCTTTGCGTGAGGACCCAGGCTGCTCGTATATGTTGAACACCAGTGAGAGCGTTTCAGATGCGTCTGATTTAGGTGGCAACTTCTCGTTCGCTGTCAGTGAGGTGACTCTGTCTGTGGCAGAGCACCAGCAGCCCGCAGGCTTCCAGGACAGCCAGCAGAGGGCGCCGTTACCTGCAGATGAGGCGCAGCTTCCTGCGAGGAAAGAATTGCAGCATGCTTATGTCAGAAGGGACGGGTGGAGACGTCAGGACAGCGTCAGCAGAGAAGATAGCGGCGGGAAGGCGTTTGTCTGTAACTGCTGCGGTAAAACTCTGGCCTGCCTGAAGAACCTGAAGACACACATGAGGGTCCACACGGGCGAGAAGCCTTTCGTCTGTGCACTCTGTGGCAAACGCTTCTCCGACTCCAGCAACCTGAAACGCCACCAGAGCGTCCACACCGGCGAGAAGCGCTACGGCTGCGTCCACTGCGGTAAACGCTTTGCCCAGTCAGGATCCCTGAAAGTCCACATGACCGTCCACACGGACTGCAAACAGTTCAGGTGTTCGTACTGTGGAAAGACGTTCATCTCCGGCAGCCACCTGCGCCGCCACATCACCGTCCACGCAGGAGAGAAACGCTTTGCTCCAACGTCTCAGTGA
- the LOC133991127 gene encoding zinc finger protein 184-like isoform X1 — translation MSPAATFHAQLASIMEVLANTAVAEICELVDGGYAVLQLEISRNRKENETLRRKLRLMELRAARASALRAVATANGSTLLLAGGRARASLAAHHPGNEPRRNRTPGGEVSLSRVSPQETLRCRNIQPSQDSRQETTQQAQPAACESAKLTTAVIKVEDDDESWSQSEQEKDFCHVIEGQQMETQAAPLLTKQEVVEDGGTSLSWTDGDISSNTSKMPDSSDPAGYDCVIYEPQVQHGPCSTQNPLREDPGCSYMLNTSESVSDASDLGGNFSFAVSEVTLSVAEHQQPAGFQDSQQRAPLPADEAQLPARKELQHAYVRRDGWRRQDSVSREDSGGKAFVCNCCGKTLACLKNLKTHMRVHTGEKPFVCALCGKRFSDSSNLKRHQSVHTGEKRYGCVHCGKRFAQSGSLKVHMTVHTDCKQFRCSYCGKTFISGSHLRRHITVHAGEKRFAPTSQ, via the exons ATGTCCCCGGCCGCCACCTTCCACGCGCAACTCGCGTCCATCATGGAGGTGCTCGCGAATACGGCCGTGGCGGAGATCTGTGAGCTCGTGGACGGCGGCTACGCGGTGCTGCAGCTGGAGATCTCTCGGAACCGCAAAGAGAACGAGACGCTGCGGAGGAAGCTGCGTCTCATGGAGCTCCGAGCTGCCCGCGCGAGCGCCCTGCGAGCCGTGGCCACTGCCAACGGCTCCACTTTGCTGCTCGCGGGCGGCCGCGCACGAGCCTCGCTGGCCGCTCATCACCCCGGCAACGAGCCGCGGAGGAACAGAACACCTGGAG GTGAGGTGTCGCTGTCCAGAGTGTCCCCCCAGGAAACGCTGCGGTGCAGGAACATCCAGCCATCCCAGGACTCcagacaggaaaccacacaGCAGGCA CAGCCTGCAGCATGTGAGTCGGCCAAACTGACGACTGCAGTGATCAAGgtggaggatgatgatgagtcCTGGTCTCAGTCTGAGCAGGAAA AAGATTTCTGTCATGTTATTGAAGGACAACAGATGGAGACACAAGCTGCGCCTCTATTGACCAAACAGGAAGTAGTAGAGGATGGAGGCACATCTCTGTCATGGACGGATGGTGACATCAGCTCCAACACCAGCAAGATGCCAGACAGCAGCGACCCGGCAGGTTATGACTGTGTGATATATGAGCCGCAGGTCCAACATGGCCCCTGCAGTACCCAGAATCCTTTGCGTGAGGACCCAGGCTGCTCGTATATGTTGAACACCAGTGAGAGCGTTTCAGATGCGTCTGATTTAGGTGGCAACTTCTCGTTCGCTGTCAGTGAGGTGACTCTGTCTGTGGCAGAGCACCAGCAGCCCGCAGGCTTCCAGGACAGCCAGCAGAGGGCGCCGTTACCTGCAGATGAGGCGCAGCTTCCTGCGAGGAAAGAATTGCAGCATGCTTATGTCAGAAGGGACGGGTGGAGACGTCAGGACAGCGTCAGCAGAGAAGATAGCGGCGGGAAGGCGTTTGTCTGTAACTGCTGCGGTAAAACTCTGGCCTGCCTGAAGAACCTGAAGACACACATGAGGGTCCACACGGGCGAGAAGCCTTTCGTCTGTGCACTCTGTGGCAAACGCTTCTCCGACTCCAGCAACCTGAAACGCCACCAGAGCGTCCACACCGGCGAGAAGCGCTACGGCTGCGTCCACTGCGGTAAACGCTTTGCCCAGTCAGGATCCCTGAAAGTCCACATGACCGTCCACACGGACTGCAAACAGTTCAGGTGTTCGTACTGTGGAAAGACGTTCATCTCCGGCAGCCACCTGCGCCGCCACATCACCGTCCACGCAGGAGAGAAACGCTTTGCTCCAACGTCTCAGTGA
- the LOC133990120 gene encoding zinc finger protein 74-like: MGALTKAAVAEICELVDEGYSVLQLEISRSHKENDDLRKKLHLIESIVVRGSCGGKTAEEPGGVVVVEAAEGARQAGITQQQQQRGDDAGDRGAVAGGDGGAVVVLREELPDVVLIKDEDSDSNDTFEDGDKAPVTAAARESATSSPNSRSMKRPWPGNEDADRKSSSELTLKSPTSSKQTQKKNVSVYSLDSPRSEPGCSGQLGGDEREAGELVCSYSSQMDPDIHLVHQECSLAPPMSSASRQMYYTNSTLIDSQPHTDELDLTPTWSKQSKNHMAFAQFHQNENMDGDAFGLKLINVSGSTPTDCQLSESSDSAFGYDEADGMSFAVYRDQSGLHCNGASKGKRFICSICSKTYATCQNLEVHMRIHTGERPFSCSQCGKKFTQSAHLKSHLSIHSGERPYACTRCSRSFIVKYSLTLHMKKCHPDV, encoded by the exons ATGGGAGCTCTGACCAAAGCTGCAGTGGCCGAAATCTGCGAGCTGGTGGATGAAGGTTACTCGGTGCTGCAGCTGGAGATCAGCCGCAGCCACAAGGAGAACGACGACCTGAGGAAGAAGCTGCACCTCATCGAGTCCATCGTGGTGCGGGGGAGCTGCGGGGGCAAGACGGCGGAGGAACCAGGGGGGGTGGTAGTAGTGGAGGCCGCGGAGGGAGCGAGGCAGGCGGGGataacacagcagcagcagcagcggggaGACGATGCAGGAGACCGGGGAGCTGTTGCGGGAGGAGACGGAGGAGCTGTGGTGGTGCTGCGGGAAGAG CTTCCAGACGTGGTGCTGATCAAAGACGAAGACTCGGACAGTAACGACACCTTCGAGGACG GGGACAAAGCACCTGTGacagctgcagccagagagagCGCCACGTCGTCTCCAAACAGCCGGAGCATGAAGAGACCTTGGCCGGGAAACGAAGACGCTGACAGGAAGTCGTCCTCTGAGCTCACACTGAAAAGTCCAACGTCatccaaacagacacagaagaagaacgTGTCTgtctacagtctggactctcctcgCAGCGAGCCGGGCTGCTCCGGTCAGCTGGGCGGTGACGAGAGGGAGGCTGGCGAGCTGGTTTGTTCGTACTCCTCACAGATGGACCCTGACATCCATTTGGTCCACCAGGAGTGCTCACTGGCTCCCCCTATGTCTAGTGCTAGCAGACAGATGTATTACACCAACAGCACTCTGATTGACTCTCAGCCTCATACAGATGAACTGGATCTCACTCCAACGTGGAGcaaacagtccaaaaaccaCATGGCTTTCGCTCAGTTTCACCAAAACGAAAACATGGACGGTGACGCGTTCGGACTCAAGCTGATAAACGTGTCTGGCTCAACGCCCACAGACTGTCAGCTATCCGAAAGCAGCGACTCCGCTTTTGGATACGACGAGGCCGACGGGATGAGCTTTGCTGTCTACAGGGACCAATCAGGTCTGCACTGTAACGGGGCGAGCAAAGGGAAGCGCTTCATATGCTCCATCTGCAGCAAGACGTACGCCACGTGTCAGAACCTGGAAGTTCACATGCGGATCCACACGGGCGAGAGGCCGTTCAGCTGCAGTCAGTGCGGCAAGAAATTCACCCAGTCGGCTCACCTGAAGTCGCACCTGAGCATTCACTCCGGAGAGCGGCCGTACGCCTGCACGCGATGCTCCAGGAGCTTCATCGTCAAATACAGCCTCACATTACACATGAAGAAATGCCACCCTGACGTCTGA